The Anoplolepis gracilipes chromosome 17, ASM4749672v1, whole genome shotgun sequence genome window below encodes:
- the Mbd-r2 gene encoding PHD finger protein 20 isoform X7, translated as MSVKSSTSYAQEDLDLINSEILNLEHSTSPLSEARTPKSDSCGETCYSRPESSMDSLNLPDGSEVTDNECKMANLKEEIVTLVKDKLVENSDSKVNTVAMQLGIVEGATMKADGKDLIIKEELKNIKLSDDKEFDKSEELKPKVLNRDGTKFYPGAKLEAKDFNEKWYSAKVVETDWDEREVLIHFDKWSSRFDEWIPMDSSRLRVLQTPPHEQTWILPSPEAKVREFSVGERVLATWADGRKYPAKVNTVLTNDRYDVLFDDGYAKIVKSSKMTKIAESSAKQLSELEGYIGSKQERRDKKRKHTVMELFNTHSRRRTKNDADKASKKEETVVKESGESSIENKVEMDGTLFGACYDPGTDLLRGFETNPSKIKSYSKKSKKEMPKNDTDHEEDPVGPEWIDGEPQGTESYIVDGNDGPRRSIIVPDRRLPPGWEKHFTQRKAGTSAGKWDVLFIHKQTGKKFRSRNDIRVFMENQGQYDFNPENFDFCIHRRKRNHASRLKQEATPEKKIKTLLPKTKTLPTSENPLLQVTNNTAASPNLSTPVTPATDGEMIYSVFIGLRGGLRVEMEDNAYKCPKEGCNKNFRKENLLQMHIKHYHPEYSKFLGSTPKVEDLAYARTIGESIDDIIPKKSTTFLDKINKFAKKKSLPEKSSTLLQSTLNTMQPTSPSIPHAASVLPELEEEIDQVEKCNDSQKEDMKIETMSSISNHSMEIDDDIEKKRENTCALSPGTLFDMKVKEEKPQGGIKTLLPVRPSTTSEVQKVDRVKSLDENTHVERTKGQKKRQISEHSVDLLTKGKKRHVMSDLNDSFGDLDDSAMDAEGPAALMYRYSRRKSDSKSDENSQNSQLNDSRIEKGDPLKGDIIKTDINNDTEESEGVMMMINGEMVKVEQLRREEIINCTCGFMEEDGLMIQCDLCLCWQHGHCNAIEREKDVPEKYICYICQHPYRQRPSKKYFHDQDWIKEGKLPSLSNRTRNQHTINQRTAMLKRSYDLVAALLQIQQLLHSLRVKINVAQKKDHPKLYLWAKNWEKMEIPKIDIEPVPIMEIVKTGPSFTDVGLEIPRRAETKTDVKLPIKDDQDEKSIASDSELMKILEEDSTHSDESKIINKKENFVTSKDSHILLDALTSGNSDIKERNVAMSDIKTENAGNKIMSENSTSESLSLNSGPLIDNIQQESSIADVENEVSALPQPFIPEPEAPIDPTECRMRLLEHIEHFQCHLDSRLTSIEAQICALEAMDPDELALDPHVQPRTKQTVQMLLRDLSTVRKLAALC; from the exons ATGTCAGTAAAATCTTCTACGTCTTATGCGCAAGAAGACTTGGATCTGATCAATTCAGAAATACTGAATTTGGAACATTCTACCTCGCCGTTATCCGAAGCAAGAACACCTAAATCCGATAGTTGCGGCGAGACATGTTATTCTAGACCTGAATCATCCATGGACTCGTTAAATCTACCTGATGGTTCAGAAGTAACGGACAACGAATGCAAAATGGCAAATTTGAAGGAAGAAATTGTGACATTAGTGAAAGACAAATTGGTTGAAAATTCGGATAGTAAAGTAAATACAGTAGCGATGCAACTTGGTATTGTTGAGGGAGCAACGATGAAGGCTGATGGTAAAGATCTAATAATAaaggaagaattaaaaaacattaaattgtcCGACGATAAGGAGTTTGATAAATCAGAAGAATTAAAACCAAAGGTTTTAAATCGCGATGGCACAAAGTTTTATCCTGGTGCCAAATTGGAAGCAAAAGACTTTAATGAAAAGTG gtaTTCTGCGAAAGTGGTAGAAACAGATTGGGATGAAAGAGaagttttaatacattttgacAAATGGAGTTCAAGATTTGACGAATGGATACCAATGGATAGCTCTAGACTCCGTGTATTGCAAACTCCCCCACA CGAACAAACTTGGATCCTGCCATCTCC GGAGGCAAAGGTGCGAGAGTTTTCAGTGGGTGAAAGGGTACTGGCTACGTGGGCGGACGGTAGAAAATATCCGGCCAAAGTCAACACGGTCTTGACAAACG ACAGGTACGATGTATTATTCGATGATGGATATGCGAAAATCGTCAAGTCCTCGAAAATGACCAAAATCGCCGAAAGTTCAGCCAAG CAGTTAAGTGAATTGGAAGGCTACATAGGCAGCAAACAAGAAAGAAGGGATAAGAAACGGAAACATACAGTTATGGAATTGTTTAACACTCACTCGAGAAGACGTACGAAAAATGATGCTGACAAAGCATCGAAGAAAGAGGAGACTGTCGTCAAAGAAAGTGGGGAAAGCTCCATAGAAAATAAGGTCGAAATGGATGGCACCTTATTTGGTGCCTGTTACGATCCAGGTACAGATTTACTAAGAGGCTTTGAGACTAATCCCTCAAAGATTAAATCATATTCAAAGAAAAGTAAGAAAGAAATGCCTAAAAATGATACGGATCACGAAGAAGATCCTGTTGGTCCTGAATGGATCGATGGAGAACCACAAGGAACGGAATCTTACATCGTAGATGGCAATGATG gACCACGTCGCTCTATTATAGTACCAGATAGAAGATTACCTCCCGGTTGGGAGAAACACTTTACCCAAAGAAAAGCTGGTACATCTGCTGGAAAGTGGGATGTTCTATTTATAca TAAGCAGACTGGGAAGAAGTTCAGATCTAGAAATGATATAAGAGTATTTATGGAGAATCAAGGACAATATGACTTTAATCCTGAAAATTTTGACTTCTGTATACATCGTCGAAAACGGAATCATGCGTCTCGCTTGAAACAAGAAGCTACaccagaaaaaaagattaaaacttTGTTACCCAAAACGAAAACATTGCCCACATCTGAGAATCCTTTACTGCAAGTGACAAATAATACAGCTGCATCGCCTAACCTCTCAACGCCTGTCACACCTGCTACGGATGGTG AGATGATCTATT ccGTTTTCATCGGACTTCGTGGTGGACTTCGTGTGGAAATGGAGGACAACGCCTATAAATGTCCCAAGGAaggatgtaataaaaattttcgaaaagaaaatttgctgcAAATGCACATCAAACATTATCATCCTGAATATTCCAAGTTTCTGGGTTCTACTCCAAAGGTTGAGGATTTGGCTTACGCAAGAACGATCGGAGAATCTATAGATGATATTATTCCAAAGAAATCGACGACATTCTTAgacaaaataaacaaatttgcCAAGAAGAAATCTCTTCCGGAAAAATCGTCTACATTATTGCAATCAACATTAAACACCATGCAACCGACGTCTCCTTCGATACCTCATGCTGCTTCAGTTTTGCCAGAATTAGAAGAGGAAATTGATCAAGTGGAGAAATGTAATGATTCGCAGAAGGAGGAtatgaaaattgaaacaatGTCTTCGATATCTAATCACAGTATGGAGATTGACGACGATAtcgagaagaaaagagaaaatacttGTGCATTGTCTCCAGGTACCCTATTTGACATGAAAGTTAAAGAAGAGAAACCACAAGGTGGAATTAAAACACTATTACCTGTAAGGCCATCTACAACATCAGAAGTGCAAAAAGTTGATAGAGTAAAATCGTTGGATGAAAATACGCACGTGGAACGTACGAAGGGCCAAAAGAAGAGACAAATCTCTGAACACAGTGTAGATTTACTGACTAAAGGAAAGAAACGACATG TTATGTCAGATCTTAATGACAGTTTCGGTGATCTAGACGACAGTGCTATGGATGCTGAAGGACCTGCAGCACTTATGTACAGATACAGTCGTAGAAAATCTGATTCAAAGAGTGATGAGAATAGTCAGAATA GTCAACTAAATGATTCTCGCATTGAAAAAGGTGATCCCTTAAAAGGGGATATAATCAaaacagatattaataatgatacagaag AAAGCGAAGGAGTGATGATGATGATCAACGGCGAAATGGTAAAGGTGGAACAACTTCGGAGAGAagagataataaattgtacatgTGGTTTTATGGAAGAAGATGGTTTAATGATACAGTGTGATCTTTGTCTCTGCTGGCAACACGGACATTGCAATGCgattgaaagagaaaaggatgttcctgaaaaatacatatgttacATATGCCAACATCCTTATCGACAACGGCCATCTAAGAAATACTTTCACGATCAGGATTGGATTAAGGAAGGAAAACTGCCAAg TTTGTCTAATCGAACTCGGAATCAGCATACGATAAATCAGAGGACTGCGATGTTGAAGCGTTCCTACGACTTGGTTGCTGCACTTTTGCAAATACAACAACTTCTCCATAGCTTGcgtgtaaaaattaatgtggCTCA aaagaaGGATCATCCCAAATTATATCTTTGGGCCAAGAATTgggaaaaaatggaaataccAAAAATAGATATAGAACCAGTACCAATAATGGAAATAGTGAAGACAGGACCGAGTTTTACAGATGTAGGTTTAGAAATTCCACGACGTGCTGAGACGAAAACGGATGTCAAATTACCTATAAAGGACGATCAAGATGAAAAATCAATCGCTTCAGATTCAgaattgatgaaaattttagaaGAGGATAGCACGCATTCTGATGAATCTAagattatcaataaaaaagaaaactttgtCACCTCGAAGGATAGTCATATACTTTTGGACGCATTAACAAGCGGTAACTCGGACATAAAGGAAAGAAACGTTGCTATGTCAGACATTAAAACGGAGAATGCAG gtaataaaattatgagtGAAAATTCTACTTCTGAGAGTCTTTCTCTCAACTCGGGACCGcttattgataatattcaaCAAGAATCGAGTATAGCCGACGTTGAAAACGAAGTCTCCGCACTCCCGCAGCCTTTTATACCAGAGCCCGAAGCGCCGATTGATCCAACCGAATGTCGAATGAGATTATTGGAGCATATTGAACATTTTCAATGCCATCTTGATTCAAGATTAACGTCTATAGAAGCGCAAATTTGTg CTCTGGAAGCAATGGATCCAGATGAACTTGCGTTGGATCCACACGTTCAGCCTCGTACTAAACAAACTGTACAGATGCTCCTTCGTGACTTGAGTACGGTCCGAAAGCTGGCAGCATTATGTTGA